Part of the Pyrobaculum calidifontis JCM 11548 genome, GCGTCTTTCACTACTCTCACAAGCGTCGGCGCCACATAGCCAATCACCGAGCCGCCACAGGCGGCGGCTTGCGCAGAGGATTGCGTCTGACTGACCGCCGCGGAAGTGGGGGCTGGCGTTGTGGCAGAACTCGGCGGGGGAGCCAAGGGGGACATGGTCAAGAGGGAAAAAGCTAATAGGGCCATGACCACTACTACCGCAAGATAGGCCCGCCTCATGTGCGGCTAAAAAGTCTGTCAATAAATGTTCCTCTTTTACATTTAAATTTAGAAACCATGTATATGTTAGAATTTTAACTGTAAAAAACTTGTAAATAAAATAAATAAAAATTTAAGTATAAGAGGTTTTTAACCGACGACCGCCTCTTGACGAATGCCGAGGAAGTCGGCGTTACGTCTTCCGCCCCTATGCACTTAAACCGCCAACACGTACACCTCACACCAAATCAATGGGAATCAGTCTGCCTAAATCTCACAACGGCGATACTGCGGCTACAATATGTAATGCCGTTGTAGAGACATCTCTGAGTCCTCTAGCCGGGCTGTGCTTGACCAAACAGTGTCCACAGCCGCTAGTGGACAGCTTTTGTAAGACGAACTCCAGCCTGGAGGAGCAAGAGGTCTGCGTCCAGAAAGTATTTTTTCTTTTGCAGTGATAGTACCGTGGGCTTCGTCTGCGTCAACGTTGTCGTCCGCGGGGTTAAGTCTTCAAAAAGTGTCAGGATGCTTGTCGACGCTAGTTCCACTTATATTGTCCTTAGGCCCGACCTCATTCGAGAGCTTGGACATTACGAAACGCCTTACGCGGTTGAGGTAACTCTCGCCAATGGGAGGAGAGTTAAGACCAGGCTGTTTTTAGCCGAGGTAGAGGTCAAGGGCAGGAGGGGGCCTGCTCTAGTGGCCGAGTTAGACACGCCGATACCCCTACTGGGAGTCTACGCGCTTGAGACCCTTGGCTTCAAAGTCAACCCTAGAACTGGAGAGGTGGAGGAGATATCGCCAGAGGGGGGATATCTACTTTAACTTCTCTAAGCCTTAAAGGAAGTCTCTACCGTCAAGAAGGGCTTATTTGGGAGCTAGCGATTTGACTGTGTAATTTTATCGCAACTTTTCTCGTTACTTGACGCTTTAGAATTGGCATAGTTGTCTCGACCACCTTCTTCATAGTTGCCTATCCTTGGCTTATAAGGCTTTACTCTACCAATCTACGGCTATTACAACTATGCACTACTCTTTGAATATGTCGTCAAAAGGCTGGCGTGTAATTAACCAGTGCGGAGAAAGCTCTCTTTGCAAGAGAGACGAACGCAGGCCGGACACCTTTGCCCCTAGTGTGGTGAACTCCGCGCCGACTCAGCCGTCTCCTCGCGTGAACCACGCTGATGGACGACCGTCGATTGATTAAGTGCTTGCTTCAATTGGCGCCGAGAGCAGTGTGGGCGATGCGCGGAGCTGTGCGGCGGCCGCTAGGTATGGCGCCGGGTCTACCCACACAACCTTGGCCTCGAAGACTTCCTCGAAGGCCTCTACGAAGAGGCCTTTGTACTCCTCCAGGGAGATCTCTACGCCCAATTGGTTGAGGGAGGTGATGGCGGAGGGGTGGAGGCCGCATGGGTTTATGTGGTAGAAGTAGGAGAGGTCGGTGGAGACGTTTACCGCTACCCCGTGGTAGGCGACGCCGCCCTCCACGGCGATGCCTATGCTCGCCACCTTTTTTCCGCCCACCCACACCCCCCTGTGCTTCTCCACTCTCCCCGCCTCTACCCCCAGGGGCCTCAGCGACCTTATCACCGCCTCCTCCAGCATCCAGAGGTACCTCGACAGGGGCCACCTCAGCTTCACCACGGGGTAGGCCACCAGCTGGCCTGGGCCGTGGTATGTGGCGTCTCCACCCCTCTCCACCACGTAGACGAACAACTCCCACTTTACCACGTTGTTAGTCCTGCCGTGCTTGCCCACTGTTATCACGTGGGGGTGTTCCACCAGTATAAACGCGTCGTCGCCCCCCGACGCCACCTCCCGGTGGAGAATTTTCATCATGCGCCACGCAGAGACGTAGTCTAGGAGGCCTAGGTCGAGACCCCTCACGGCTTAAGCACGTGAGTAGGCTTGCCCAGGGCCAGCTCCGCCGCCTCGGCCAACGCCTCTGAGACAGTGGGGTGTGGGTGTATCACCAGGGCGAGGTCCTCCACAGTGGCTGAGAACTCCACGGCAAGAGCGGCCTCCGCCGCAATTTCAGACAGGCCGGGCCCCACCCCGTGGAAGCCCAGCACGACGCCTCTCTTCCTGTCGAAGACTAGTTTTACAAACCCCTCGGGCCTCCCGCCGGCCACGGCCCTGCCAATGGCCGACATGGGCACTCTCACAGAGGCGGCCTCGTAGCCTGC contains:
- the lipB gene encoding lipoyl(octanoyl) transferase LipB codes for the protein MRGLDLGLLDYVSAWRMMKILHREVASGGDDAFILVEHPHVITVGKHGRTNNVVKWELFVYVVERGGDATYHGPGQLVAYPVVKLRWPLSRYLWMLEEAVIRSLRPLGVEAGRVEKHRGVWVGGKKVASIGIAVEGGVAYHGVAVNVSTDLSYFYHINPCGLHPSAITSLNQLGVEISLEEYKGLFVEAFEEVFEAKVVWVDPAPYLAAAAQLRASPTLLSAPIEAST
- a CDS encoding retroviral-like aspartic protease family protein → MGFVCVNVVVRGVKSSKSVRMLVDASSTYIVLRPDLIRELGHYETPYAVEVTLANGRRVKTRLFLAEVEVKGRRGPALVAELDTPIPLLGVYALETLGFKVNPRTGEVEEISPEGGYLL